In the Nocardia asteroides genome, GTCGGTGGGGCCGGGCAGGCCGTCGGCGCCGCCCATGGCGAGGTAGTGGTCGGAGCGGAAGAACGCGTCGTACCCCAGATCCTCGGCGGTGCGCGCGACGTTCAGCAGGGTGTCGTAGTCCGCGCCCTGCTGCGGTTCGGTGAAGATACGCAGTTCCATGCGGCCCATCCTGCCGCAGGTGGCGGCGGTGTGTGGCGGTGCGCGGCCGGGGTAGCCGCCGCGCATGGCCACCATCGCACCGCTTCCACACGAAAACACCGGGGCGCCGCGGCGCGCCGTCGTCACCGGCTCCGACTCCGGGATCGGCCGCGCGATCGCCCTCGCGCTGGCGGGCGGCGGGGTCGATGTCGGCGTCACCTATCACCAGGATCGGGCGGGCGCGGAGGAGACCGCCGCCGCGGCCCGCGAGCTCGGTGTCACCGCCGTCGTCCGGCACCTCGACCTGACCGAGCTGCCCGGCGCCGCCGCCGCGGTCGACGAACTCGCCGACGAGCTCGGCGGGGTCGACGTGCTGGTGAACTGCTCCGGCACCGGCAGCGCGACCAAGGCCATGGAGCTGGACTTCGACACCTGGCGCTCGGTGCTGAGCGTCGACCTGGACGGCGCCTTCCTCTGCGCGCAGCGCGCGGCGGCCAGGATGATCGCGGCCGGGCGCGGTGGCCGCATCGTCAACATCACCAGCGTGCACGAGCACGCCCCCCGGGTCGGCGCGGCGCCGTACTGTGCGGCCAAGGCCGGGCTCGGCGCGCTCACCAAGGTGCTGGCGCTGGAGCTGGCCGAGCACGGGATCACGGTGAACTCGGTTGCGCCCGGCGAGATCTCGACGCCGATGACCGGGCAGGACGATGCCGACCCGCGCGCGCAGCCGCGCCCCGGCTATCCGCTGGGCAGGCCGGGGCACGCGGAGGAGGTGGCGGCGGTGGTCGCGTTCCTGACCACGCCCGCGGCCGGGTACGTCACCGGGGCGTCCTACGTGGTGGACGGCGGCATGTTGCTGATGGGGCCGCAGGCGAGTGAGCGGCTCACCGACGAGCAGTGGCGCACGCCCTGACCCCGCTGGTGCTCATGGGGGTCTCCGGCAGTGGCAAGACCACGGTCGGCGAGCTGCTCGCGGCCCGGCTCGGGGTGCCGTTCACCGAGGGGGACGAGCTGCACCCGCCCGCCAATCGGGCGAAGATGCACGCCGGGATCGCGCTCACCGATGCAGACAGGTGGCCCTGGCTGGACGCCGCAGGCGCCCGGCTGGCCGCGAGCGGCGGGGTGCTGAGCTGCTCGGCGCTGGCCCTGTGCTACCGGGACCGGTTGCGCGCGCTGGTGGCCGGGGTCCGCTTCGCGCACCTCGACGTCGCGCGCCCGGAGCTGGCGCGCAGGCTCGCCGCCCGGCGCGGGCACTTCATGCCGGCGAGCCTGCTGGACAGCCAGCTGGCGGCGCTGGAGCCGCTGCGCCCGGACGAGCGCGGCTGGACGGTCCCGGCGGCCGGAACACCGGCGGAGATCGCCGGGCACATCGCGGAGCTGCTCGGCGCGGATCGGCCGGGGTGAGCGCGGCTCGGCGGCCCTTCTCCGAGAAGGGCCGCCGGACGGCTCAGTGCGCCGGCACCAGCTGCTCGCCGATGGCGGTGTCGAAGTCGGGCAGGTCGTCGGGGTTGCGCGAGGTGATGAGGGTCCAGCCGTCGTCGGTGGAGCGCACCACCGCCTCGTCCACCCAGGCGCCGCCCGCGTTGCCGATATCGGTGCGCAGCGACGGATAGCTGGTGAGCGTCTTGCCGCGCACCAGCCCCGCCTCGACCAGCAGCCACGGGCCGTGGCAGATGGCCGCGATCGGCTTGCCCGCCCTGGCGAACTCGGTGGCCAGCTCGACCGCCTTGGGTTCGGTGCGCAGCTTGTCGGCGTTCACCGTGCCGCCGGGGACGACCAGGATGTCGAAGTCGGCGGCGGAGACGTCGGCCAGCGCGGTGTCGGCGGTCGCCACCTCGTCCTTCTCGGTGTCGTGCCGGAAGGTCTGCACGTCGCCGCGCTCCGGGGCGGCGTGCACGACGGTGGCGTTCTTGCCGAGCAGCCACTGCCTGGGGTCGACGAGCTCGTCGTGCTCCACCCCGGTCTGCGAGGTGATGATCAGGGCCCTTACGCCGTCGAGATTCTCGGTCATGGTGGGTCGCTCCTTCCGTTCGCCGGATTCGTGCCTTCGCGGTAGTCGTGCCGCGAGCGGGCGGGCGCAAACCTCGGCGCGGCTACGGAGCGGTGACCTCCGGCTCGGGGCAGCGGGCGTCGGAGAGGTAGGGCACGCACACCCCGGTGGCGTCGGCGAGCAGCATGCGACCCCCGATGAGCAGCGCGAACATGGCGAGCGCGGCGAAGACGAGCACCCAGAACACGGCGGGGAGCCGGGTCAGCCCGGCCAGCTGGTCGGCGTCGGAATCCCGGGAGCCGTCCCGGCTGCGGGTGCGCTGCAGCTCCACCACCGGCCTGATCCCGGCGATCAGCAGGAACCAGGTGGTCAGGTAGGCGAACCCGGCCTGCAGCAGGTCGCTGCCGAACCAGGAGACCGCGAACACCGCCCCGCCGACCACGAAGACGGTGAGCGCGCCGTAGAGATTGCGGATCTTGATCAGCATGGCGGCCAGCAGCACGATCGTCGTCCACAGCACCAGGGTGATCCGGTCGGCGCCGAGCAGCGCCGCGAAACCCAGCCCCACCAGCGGCGGCGCCGGGTAGCCCGCGAAGGCGGTGAGGATCATGCCGATGCCGTACGGCTTGCCGCTGGAGACCGTCAGCCCGGAGGTGTCCGAGTGCAGCGTGATGGCGCTCAGCCTGCGGCCGGAGAGCAGCGCGACCCCGGCGTGCCCGCCCTCGTGCGCGATCGTCACCGCGGCGCGGGTGACCCGCCAGACCGGGGTGTAGGCGACGAGGAGGAAGGCCACCGCACCGGTGGCGAGCACCAGCCACCACGGCGGCGGCAGCTGGGTCGAGGTCAGGTTGTCGGCGAGCGACCTGCCCCGGTCGATCAACTCGGCGGAGTCCACCGCCGCACCCTACCGGGCCGGGCCCGATCGCGGTGCCCGGCAAGCGGGTTGGGGGCGGGCTACAGCCGCTGGACGCTCCCGGACTCGGCCGAGCTGCGGGCGGCCTCGAGCACGCGCAGGCCGGTGACGGCGTCGCGGGGATCGACCGGGGCGGGGGCGCCGTCGATGAGCGCGGCGGCGACGCCCGCGTAGAAGGCCGGGTAGTCGCCGGGGAGGGTGGGGACCGGCTCGGCGTCCAGCTCCGCGCCGACGGTGCCCCAGTGCGCGGAATCGACCGTGCCCCACGGCTTTCCGTCGTCCGGGCGGCGGCCTTCGCGGAGCGCGGCCTCCTGCGGGTCGAGGCCGTCGACCTGGTAGCCCGCGCGGTCGCCGAGGACGCGGAAGCGGGGGCCGAGGCGGGGGGCGAGCGCACTCGCCCAGAGGTGGGAGCGGGCGCCGGAGGCGTGGTGCAGGGCGACG is a window encoding:
- a CDS encoding SDR family oxidoreductase translates to MATIAPLPHENTGAPRRAVVTGSDSGIGRAIALALAGGGVDVGVTYHQDRAGAEETAAAARELGVTAVVRHLDLTELPGAAAAVDELADELGGVDVLVNCSGTGSATKAMELDFDTWRSVLSVDLDGAFLCAQRAAARMIAAGRGGRIVNITSVHEHAPRVGAAPYCAAKAGLGALTKVLALELAEHGITVNSVAPGEISTPMTGQDDADPRAQPRPGYPLGRPGHAEEVAAVVAFLTTPAAGYVTGASYVVDGGMLLMGPQASERLTDEQWRTP
- a CDS encoding gluconokinase; its protein translation is MGVSGSGKTTVGELLAARLGVPFTEGDELHPPANRAKMHAGIALTDADRWPWLDAAGARLAASGGVLSCSALALCYRDRLRALVAGVRFAHLDVARPELARRLAARRGHFMPASLLDSQLAALEPLRPDERGWTVPAAGTPAEIAGHIAELLGADRPG
- a CDS encoding type 1 glutamine amidotransferase domain-containing protein gives rise to the protein MTENLDGVRALIITSQTGVEHDELVDPRQWLLGKNATVVHAAPERGDVQTFRHDTEKDEVATADTALADVSAADFDILVVPGGTVNADKLRTEPKAVELATEFARAGKPIAAICHGPWLLVEAGLVRGKTLTSYPSLRTDIGNAGGAWVDEAVVRSTDDGWTLITSRNPDDLPDFDTAIGEQLVPAH
- a CDS encoding M50 family metallopeptidase; this encodes MDSAELIDRGRSLADNLTSTQLPPPWWLVLATGAVAFLLVAYTPVWRVTRAAVTIAHEGGHAGVALLSGRRLSAITLHSDTSGLTVSSGKPYGIGMILTAFAGYPAPPLVGLGFAALLGADRITLVLWTTIVLLAAMLIKIRNLYGALTVFVVGGAVFAVSWFGSDLLQAGFAYLTTWFLLIAGIRPVVELQRTRSRDGSRDSDADQLAGLTRLPAVFWVLVFAALAMFALLIGGRMLLADATGVCVPYLSDARCPEPEVTAP